One Schistocerca cancellata isolate TAMUIC-IGC-003103 chromosome 1, iqSchCanc2.1, whole genome shotgun sequence genomic region harbors:
- the LOC126123816 gene encoding uncharacterized protein LOC126123816, whose translation MVARRQPCRRAFMAATLALCWSRKRRRCSRSWSDGSGVLLGWRLLFLDGFLLPPPLRLPPFLLRLGLRFFLPPPPPPPPLLRLLVMGLVLLPPLPRGTSLAGCEKPVPVPVPVPVPVPVPVPVPAIYITRHSSSISHQTHLSHKGNIHNRTATYHQGKVS comes from the exons ATGGTCGCCAGGCGTCAGCCGTGCAGGCGGGCGTTCATGGCGGCCACCCTGGCGTTGTGCTGGTCCAGGAAGAGACGGCGCTGTTCGCGCAGCTGGTCCGACGGCAGCGGCGTCCTCCTTGGCTGGCGCCTGCTCTTCCTGGACGGCTTcttgctgccgccgccgctgcggcTGCCGCCCTTCCTCTTGCGCTTGGGCTTGCGTTTCTTcttgccgccaccgccgccgccgccgccgctcttgCGCTTGTTGGTGATGGGGCTGGTGCTGTTGCCGCCACTCCCTAGAGGCACATCGCTCGCCGGCTGCGAGAAGCCTGTGCCTGTGCCCGTCCCCGTACCGGTACCTGTTCCGGTGCCTGTTCCAGTTCCTGCAATTTACATAACACGACACAGTAGCAGCATCTCTCACCAAACACATCTATCTCACAAGGGAAACATACACAACAG GACTGCTACCTATCACCAAGGAAAAGTATCGTGA